The following are from one region of the Juglans regia cultivar Chandler chromosome 10, Walnut 2.0, whole genome shotgun sequence genome:
- the LOC109020766 gene encoding alcohol dehydrogenase class-3 — translation MATEGQVITCKAAVAWEPNKPLVIEDVQVAPPQAGEVRIKILFTALCHTDAYTWSGKDPEGLFPCILGHEAAGIVESVGEGVTEVQPGDHVIPCYQAECRECKFCKSGKTNLCGKVRSATGVGVMMSDRKSRFSVNGKSIYHFMGTSTFSQYTVVHDVSVAKIDPKAPLEKVCLLGCGVPTGLGAVWNTAKVEPGSTVAVFGLGTVGLAVAEGAKAAGASRIIGIDIDSNKFERAKNFGVTEFVNPKDHKKPIQQIIVDLTDGGVDYSFECIGNVLVMRAALECCHKGWGTSVIVGVAASGQEICTRPFQLVTGRVWKGTAFGGFKSRSQVPWLVEKYLKKEIKVDEYITHNLTLEEINKAFDLLHEGGCLRCVLAAHAV, via the exons ATGGCGACTGAAGGTCAAGTAATCACCTGCaaag CGGCGGTGGCCTGGGAACCCAATAAGCCACTCGTTATCGAGGACGTGCAGGTGGCTCCACCGCAGGCCGGCGAGGTCCGAATCAAGATCCTCTTCACTGCTCTCTGCCACACTGATGCCTACACTTGGAGTGGCAAG GACCCTGAAGGTCTCTTCCCATGCATTCTTGGCCATGAGGCTGCTGG GATTGTGGAGAGTGTAGGTGAAGGTGTAACTGAAGTTCAGCCTGGTGACCATGTTATTCCCTGTTACCAAGCAGAATGTCGAGAATGCAAGTTCTGCAAATCCGGGAAAACAAATCTCTGTGGCAAAGTCCGTTCTGCAACTGGAGTTGGAGTCATGATGAGTGATCGCAAGAGCCGTTTCTCTGTAAATGGAAAGTCTATCTATCATTTCATGGGAACCTCAACATTTAGCCAGTACACTGTTGTTCATGATGTCAGTGTTGCAAAGATTGATCCGAAAGCTCCTTTGGAGAAAGTTTGCCTTCTGGGGTGCGGTGTTCCCACTG GTCTTGGAGCTGTTTGGAACACTGCAAAAGTAGAACCAGGGTCTACAGTTGCTGTTTTTGGGCTTGGGACTGTTGGTCTTGCA GTTGCAGAGGGTGCAAAGGCAGCTGGTGCTTCACGTATCATTGGCATAGATATTGACAGCAATAAGTTTGAAAGAG CAAAGAATTTTGGAGTTACTGAATTTGTGAATCCAAAGGATCATAAGAAACCAATTCAACAGATTATTGTTGATCTCACTGATGGTGGTGTTGACTACAGTTTTGAGTGCATTGGGAATGTCTTAGTTATGAGGGCGGCTTTGGAGTGCTGCCATAAG GGCTGGGGAACATCGGTTATTGTCGGTGTTGCGGCATCAGGGCAGGAGATATGCACCCGTCCTTTTCAGTTGGTGACTGGCCGTGTATGGAAAGGCACAGCTTTTGGCGGTTTCAAGAGCCGTTCCCAAGTTCCTTGGCTTGTAGAGAAGTACTTGAAGAAG GAAATAAAGGTCGATGAATACATAACTCACAATCTGACTCTTGAGGAGATCAACAAGGCATTTGATCTGCTGCATGAAGGGGGTTGTCTCCGGTGCGTGCTTGCAGCGCATGCAGTATAA
- the LOC109020765 gene encoding uncharacterized protein LOC109020765 — translation MAAESNPSSSHNLRITVERNPSESRLTELNIKCWPKWGCSPGKYQLKFDAEETCYLVRGKVKAYPKGSSSEFVEFGAGDLVTIPKGLSCTWDVSVAVDKHYKFESNSSSISS, via the exons ATGGCTGCAGAGTCCAACCCAAGCTCCTCACACAACCTGAGAATCACGGTTGAAAGAAACCCATCTGAGTCGCGGCTAACCGAGTTGAACATCAAGTGCTGGCCCAa ATGGGGTTGCTCGCCAGGAAAGTACCAGCTCAAGTTTGATGCAGAGGAAACATGCTATTTGGTGAGAGGGAAGGTGAAGGCATACCCAAAAGGCTCATCATCTGAGTTTGTAGAGTTTGGTGCCGGAGACCTTGTGACCATCCCAAAGGGACTTAGTTGCACTTGGGACGTCTCTGTTGCTGTGGACAAACACTACAAATTCGaatcaaattcttcatcaaTATCATCTTGA
- the LOC108979587 gene encoding receptor-like serine/threonine-protein kinase ALE2: MPALILLLLPLLNLFLSCSGHSLLQIYLSPSLLPNRALSTREILAENAKSIWKSVSFSPSNPAKRWAVKPPLEASTTPASSPLYQGPSNNPLPRHHYHHQHQHGRPHAVAPSPSRNQACDQICIDPLTATPFGSPCGCVFPMKVRLLLDVAPYAVFPVMSELEIEVATGTYLEQSQVKIMGATADSQNQGRTVVDINLVPLGEKFDNTTAILTYERFWHRKVPLNGTLFGNYEVEFVRYPGIPSSPPYGNYGGNEPIGSAGDLPISANFVKKSQRMNIKTIAIISLSAFVLLLVFIGAVSVFLKWRVGRPSSAVGPAFTYSTNKRSGIGSILSSSIASSTSVSLMSTMATRVLSAKTFSLAELEKATDKFSSKRVLGEGGFGRVYLGIMEDGVEVAVKMLTRDNQNGDREFIAEVEMLSRLHHRNLVKLIGICIEGPTRCLVYELVRNGSVESHLHGVDKEKGPLDWDARLKIALGAARGLAYLHEDSNPRVIHRDFKASNVLLEDDFTPKVSDFGLAREATEGSHHISTRVMGTFGYVAPEYAMTGHLLVKSDVYSYGVVLLELLTGRKPVDMSQPPGEENLVTWARPLLTSREGLEQLVDPSLAGSYDFDDMAKVAAIASMCVHPEVTNRPFMGEVVQALKLIYNDTGETCGDACSQKESSARDSDFKGDLAPSDSSWWNAGGITPRLTYGNASSFITMEYSSGPLDEMENRPFSTSSLAGDEMSLPVRHGNRSGPLRTVRSKVAFYRFTGSRSEHGGLLPRRVSNDGFWV; encoded by the exons ATGCCGGCTCTGATTCTGCTCCTCCTTCCTCTGCTGAACTTGTTTCTCTCTTGCTcgg GGCATTCATTGTTGCAAATCTACTTgtctccttctcttcttccaaACCGGGCATTATCTACAAGAGAAATCTTAGCTGAAAATG CCAAGTCCATTTGGAAGAGTGTGTCATTTTCCCCATCAAACCCTGCCAAAAGGTGGGCGGTTAAGCCTCCTTTGGAAGCTTCCACTACCCCTGCATCTTCTCCACTTTACCAAG GACCTAGCAATAATCCCTTACCAAGACACCACTATCATCATCAACATCAGCACGGGAGACCTCATGCAGTTGCCCCATCCCCTTCAAGAAACCAAG CTTGTGATCAAATTTGTATAGATCCACTTACTGCAACACCCTTTGGTTCACCTTGTGGTTGTGTGTTTCCAATGAAAGTCAGACTTCTATTGGATGTAGCTCCTTATGCTGTTTTCCCAGTAATGAGTGAGCTAGAGATTGAAGTTGCAACGGGAACATATTTGGAACAAAGTCAAGTTAAAATAATGGGTGCTACGGCTGATAGTCAAAATCAAGGGAGAACAGTTGTGGATATCAACTTGGTTCCATTGGGAGAGAAGTTTGATAATACTACTGCAATACTGACGTATGAGAGATTTTGGCACAGGAAAGTGCCTCTAAATGGCACTCTATTTGGTAATTATGAAGTAGAATTTGTTCGTTATCCAG GAATTCCTTCTTCACCACCATATGGGAATTACGGAGGAAATGAACCAATTGGAAGTGCTGGAGATCTCCCTATCTCTGCTAATTTTGTCAAGAAGAGCCAGCGGATGAATATTAAAACCATTGCCATAATATCTTTGTCTGCATTTGTGCTCTTATTGGTTTTCATTGGAGCAGTCTCTGTCTTTTTGAAGTGGAGGGTTGGAAGACCATCAAGTGCTGTTGGTCCTGCATTTACATATTCTACAAACAAAAGATCTG GTATTGGATCGATATTATCAAGTAGTATTGCGAGCTCAACATCAGTATCCCTCATGTCCACCATGGCTACTCGTGTTCTTTCTGCTAAAACATTTTCACTTGCTGAGCTTGAGAAGGCAACAGACAAGTTCAGTTCAAAGAGGGTTTTGGGTGAAGGAGGATTTGGACGTGTTTACCTTGGGATTATGGAAGATGGAGTTGAGGTTGCGGTTAAAATGCTTACTAGAGATAATCAAAATGGAGACCGTGAATTTATTGCAGAAGTTGAGATGCTAAGTCGATTGCATCACCGTAATCTTGTGAAACTGATTGGTATATGCATTGAAGGGCCAACACGCTGCTTGGTCTATGAGCTTGTACGCAATGGCAGCGTTGAGTCCCATTTGCATG GTGTTGACAAGGAAAAGGGACCACTCGACTGGGATGCACGGTTGAAGATTGCTCTTGGAGCAGCAAGAGGATTGGCTTATCTTCACGAAGATTCTAATCCTCGCGTAATACACCGAGATTTCAAGGCCAGTAATGTTTTGCTCGAAGATGACTTCACCCCCAAGGTTTCGGATTTTGGATTGGCTAGGGAAGCAACTGAAGGAAGTCATCATATTTCTACTCGGGTTATGGGAACTTTTGG GTATGTCGCCCCCGAATATGCAATGACCGGGCATCTACTTGTCAAAAGCGATGTCTACAGCTATGGGGTAGTGCTTCTTGAGCTTCTCACTGGAAGAAAGCCTGTGGACATGTCCCAACCTCCAGGAGAGGAGAATTTGGTAACTTGGGCACGGCCGCTTCTGACCTCTAGAGAAGGTTTGGAGCAGTTGGTTGATCCTTCTTTGGCCGGAAGTTATGACTTTGATGACATGGCTAAAGTTGCAGCCATTGCTTCCATGTGTGTTCACCCAGAGGTGACTAACAGACCTTTTATGGGTGAAGTTGTCCAAGCTTTAAAACTAATATACAATGACACGGGTGAGACTTGCGGGGATGCTTGTAGTCAAAAGGAATCTTCTGCTCGAGATTCCGACTTTAAAGGTGATCTCGCTCCTTCGGACAGCAGTTGGTGGAATGCTGGTGGTATCACTCCTCGGCTGACCTATGGGAATGCCTCTTCCTTCATCACAATGGAGTACAGTTCTGGTCCGCTTGATGAAATGGAAAACAGACCGTTTTCAACTTCGAGCTTGGCTGGGGATGAGATGTCTTTACCAGTAAGGCACGGGAACAGATCAGGCCCCTTGAGAACTGTCCGAAGTAAGGTGGCCTTTTATAGATTCACAGGAAGTAGGAGTGAGCATGGGGGACTGCTTCCGAGGCGTGTTTCGAATGATGGGTTTTgggtttga